A DNA window from Sulfitobacter sp. BSw21498 contains the following coding sequences:
- a CDS encoding PqiB family protein: protein MSDTPPEVKVKSARKLFLSGASIVWIIPILALVAALGVAVSSYNSRGPVIYVEFNKGAGIKAGETELRYRDVTVGRVEEVGFTTGLGKVVATIRVDKNVGPFIDASASFWIVQPQVSAQGITGLGTVLSGVYIEGTWNDEIGDFAERFVGSDAPPLIRAGQSGLQIAFRTVGNGTLTDDAPILYRGIEVGRIGKAAIAPRGNFAIVEALIYEEHRNLINSSTRFWDTSGFSLSFGPGGAEVDFESIATLIGGGITFDTFVSGGDRVQDGTVFDIFATKEDARSAVFNATDVEPLMLNVIFDDNVSGLAVGATVELSGLNIGEVDTLSGIVDFDQFGDSRVRLNATLAIQPARLGLPGDVTAESAFAFLQDRVVNGLRARLASASLLTGGLKVELVVVDNAPTARLVPAGDNFPVMPTTKNETSDAAATVEGVFSRINNLPIEELLNSAIGLMNSLQAFVGSDELQQTPRDVRTLINEVTGLVSSESVQNIPVSLNATLSRVETLVATLEEEQMAARLLAAVDSVSEAADSFTTSTEGVPELIEEMKTVAANASELELQQLVDELTALTRSADQVIGTPDAVALPGSLKNALDELNYTLRELREGGAVENVNRTLASARNAADNIAVSAKDLPLIVNRLSSVFTQAERTIEGYNKGDQISRTAQETMRDIQKAADALASLARTIERNPNSLLLGR from the coding sequence ATGTCTGACACGCCACCCGAGGTTAAGGTTAAATCCGCGCGCAAACTGTTCCTGAGCGGCGCGTCCATCGTCTGGATCATTCCGATTTTGGCACTGGTTGCGGCATTGGGTGTGGCAGTCAGCAGCTACAATTCCCGCGGTCCTGTGATCTATGTTGAATTCAACAAAGGGGCCGGTATCAAGGCAGGCGAAACCGAACTACGCTATCGTGACGTGACCGTGGGCCGCGTCGAGGAAGTTGGTTTTACCACCGGCTTGGGCAAAGTTGTCGCGACAATCCGTGTCGACAAGAACGTCGGCCCCTTCATCGACGCCAGCGCGTCTTTCTGGATCGTGCAGCCTCAGGTATCGGCGCAGGGCATCACCGGCTTGGGCACCGTGCTGAGCGGCGTCTACATCGAAGGCACCTGGAACGATGAAATAGGCGATTTTGCCGAACGCTTCGTCGGGTCGGATGCGCCGCCCCTGATCCGCGCGGGCCAATCCGGTTTGCAAATCGCCTTTCGCACCGTGGGTAATGGAACGCTGACGGATGACGCCCCCATTCTCTATCGCGGGATCGAGGTTGGTCGTATCGGCAAGGCAGCGATCGCCCCAAGGGGCAATTTTGCCATCGTAGAGGCGCTAATTTACGAAGAGCACCGCAACCTGATCAACAGCAGCACACGTTTCTGGGATACCTCGGGGTTCAGCCTGTCCTTTGGACCCGGCGGGGCCGAAGTCGATTTTGAATCAATTGCGACGTTGATCGGCGGGGGGATTACCTTTGACACTTTCGTCTCTGGTGGCGACCGTGTGCAAGATGGCACTGTGTTCGATATCTTCGCCACCAAGGAGGACGCGCGCAGCGCAGTGTTTAATGCCACTGACGTCGAACCTTTGATGCTTAACGTTATTTTCGACGACAATGTCTCGGGCCTCGCCGTCGGTGCCACGGTAGAGTTGAGCGGGCTGAACATCGGCGAAGTCGATACCCTGTCAGGGATCGTGGATTTTGATCAGTTCGGCGACAGCCGTGTGCGGTTGAACGCAACACTGGCAATCCAGCCGGCGCGCCTTGGGCTACCGGGGGATGTGACTGCGGAAAGTGCGTTTGCCTTCTTGCAAGATCGTGTCGTGAATGGGCTTCGGGCAAGACTTGCATCTGCAAGCCTGCTGACGGGCGGTCTGAAAGTGGAACTGGTGGTCGTCGACAACGCTCCGACCGCGCGGCTTGTCCCTGCGGGCGACAACTTTCCCGTGATGCCCACGACCAAGAACGAAACATCTGACGCCGCAGCCACGGTCGAAGGTGTCTTTAGCCGTATAAACAACCTGCCCATCGAAGAGCTGCTGAACAGCGCCATTGGTCTGATGAATTCGCTGCAAGCCTTTGTCGGCAGCGATGAACTGCAACAGACCCCACGCGATGTCCGCACATTAATCAACGAGGTCACGGGGTTGGTCTCGTCTGAATCGGTGCAGAATATTCCCGTCTCGCTGAATGCCACGCTTTCGCGCGTCGAAACGCTTGTCGCCACGCTTGAGGAAGAACAAATGGCAGCACGTCTGCTGGCCGCTGTGGACTCTGTCTCCGAAGCCGCGGATTCCTTCACCACCTCGACCGAGGGTGTGCCAGAGTTGATCGAAGAAATGAAGACTGTCGCCGCCAACGCAAGCGAGCTTGAACTGCAACAGCTGGTCGACGAGCTGACAGCGCTGACCCGATCGGCGGATCAGGTAATCGGCACACCGGATGCCGTTGCGCTGCCCGGATCGCTTAAGAATGCGTTGGACGAGCTGAACTATACGCTGCGCGAGCTCCGCGAGGGTGGGGCGGTCGAGAACGTGAACCGTACCTTGGCCTCGGCGCGTAACGCGGCGGATAACATCGCCGTTTCGGCGAAGGATTTGCCGCTGATCGTGAACCGCCTGTCGTCGGTTTTCACACAAGCAGAGCGCACGATCGAAGGGTACAACAAAGGCGACCAGATCAGCCGCACCGCACAGGAAACCATGCGTGACATCCAAAAAGCGGCCGATGCGCTTGCATCTTTGGCGCGCACAATCGAACGTAACCCCAATTCATTGTTGCTGGGACGGTAA
- a CDS encoding PqiC family protein, giving the protein MNVVKSIASLGLVAFLAACGSADRYAVEMPPVTERVSIQFNAVEVRDVSLPSYAAADEIHIRASNGALVSSSDELWADAPERAVALELSENLSRLTSRRIASEPWPFEAYPDARLELRFSELLATEAGQFRASGQYFVAVLTGGRERSGLFDVTVAFDPKGGPAAIAKARGQLILDLASYIAKNGLK; this is encoded by the coding sequence ATGAACGTAGTAAAAAGTATCGCAAGCCTTGGTCTGGTGGCATTCTTGGCGGCCTGCGGGTCTGCCGACCGCTATGCCGTGGAGATGCCCCCTGTCACAGAGCGTGTTAGCATCCAATTCAACGCTGTTGAGGTACGTGACGTATCACTGCCCAGCTATGCAGCTGCCGACGAGATCCATATACGCGCGTCCAATGGTGCCTTGGTCAGCTCTTCGGACGAGCTGTGGGCCGACGCGCCCGAACGCGCCGTAGCCCTAGAGCTAAGCGAGAACCTGTCGCGCCTCACAAGCCGCCGCATCGCGTCAGAACCATGGCCGTTCGAAGCCTATCCCGACGCCCGCCTTGAGCTGCGGTTCAGCGAATTGCTGGCGACCGAAGCGGGCCAGTTCCGCGCTTCCGGACAGTACTTCGTCGCTGTCCTGACCGGCGGGCGTGAAAGATCGGGGTTATTTGATGTGACCGTCGCATTCGACCCCAAGGGCGGCCCCGCGGCCATCGCTAAGGCGCGCGGGCAACTGATCCTTGATTTGGCCAGCTATATCGCGAAGAATGGTCTTAAATGA
- a CDS encoding polysaccharide biosynthesis tyrosine autokinase, translating into MHMMNQSQSNFSGPRDEDDDTIDLGALIGTLWRGKLIIAAVTLIFMLLAGYYAYGIAVPTYRSTAVVVLETKEDSIVDLQSVVGGFSGDSTEINTEIEVLRSRGLAGKVVDRLDLVNDPEFNGRLREPSMIRGIISSLRSTLTFRKSKAEPQHESDFQKMRIRDGVVQSLLSRVSISNIRQSLVFNVTVETESPTKSAQIANTLAELYILNQIEVKFEATEKATEWLSNRVSELQIELENAEKKVSEFTARTQLVSIEGLQALERQIKELRDRIEGAALSRQALEARLANLEAAQTPAEKRDAAQDAALTRIFSNGLSSATNQTAFDLRFETVLGRVRSDLARSSQQLEALRTSETELAAQLASQGQDLIALQQLTRESEATRLLYEYFLTRLKETSAQEGIQKADSRMLSSAVIPGGPSAPKKSRIVAMAIVLGAMVGSGLVLLREFRTRTFRTATELEHHTGYTVIGQIPLIPARDRKNTLKYLEDKPTSAAAEAIRNLRTSLMLSNLDKKPQVIVSTSSIPGEGKTTVSLSLAKFLSGLGKSVLLVEGDIRRRTLHEYFPDMPRNGIASVLNGDVKFADAIHRPDGFGADVLGGEKTNVNAADIFSSDRFKAFISEMRDQYDFIIIDTPPVLVVPDARIISQNADAILFSVKWDSTNKGLVEESMRFFHNSNQRITGLVLSQIDEKGMKRYGYGGEYGAYGSYGKGYYDS; encoded by the coding sequence ATGCATATGATGAACCAAAGCCAATCGAACTTTTCCGGGCCTAGGGACGAAGATGACGATACCATCGACCTTGGCGCGCTGATTGGTACATTATGGCGCGGCAAATTGATCATCGCTGCGGTCACGCTGATTTTTATGCTTCTGGCCGGGTATTACGCCTACGGCATCGCGGTCCCGACCTACCGGTCAACGGCGGTTGTGGTGCTGGAAACTAAAGAAGATAGTATTGTCGACCTACAATCTGTAGTCGGTGGGTTCTCCGGGGACTCAACCGAAATCAACACCGAAATTGAAGTTCTTCGGTCACGTGGGCTTGCTGGAAAGGTCGTCGACCGCTTGGATTTAGTTAACGATCCGGAATTCAACGGCAGGTTGCGTGAGCCATCTATGATCAGGGGGATAATATCGAGCTTACGTTCGACATTAACTTTTAGAAAATCCAAAGCTGAACCGCAACACGAGAGTGACTTTCAGAAAATGAGGATCCGTGATGGTGTGGTGCAATCATTGCTGAGCAGGGTATCTATATCGAATATCCGCCAGAGCCTAGTTTTCAACGTCACTGTCGAAACCGAATCGCCCACGAAATCCGCCCAGATTGCTAATACCCTTGCTGAACTATACATCCTAAACCAGATCGAAGTAAAATTCGAAGCGACGGAGAAAGCCACAGAATGGCTGAGCAACCGGGTGTCCGAGCTTCAGATCGAACTCGAGAACGCGGAGAAAAAGGTCTCTGAATTTACTGCACGCACGCAGCTTGTCTCGATCGAAGGGTTGCAAGCACTGGAGCGTCAGATCAAGGAATTGCGCGACCGTATTGAGGGTGCCGCACTCTCACGCCAAGCGCTAGAAGCACGGCTCGCCAATCTGGAAGCCGCGCAGACACCCGCAGAAAAGCGCGATGCCGCACAAGACGCCGCGTTGACGCGTATTTTTAGCAATGGTCTTTCGTCTGCCACGAACCAGACGGCATTCGATCTACGGTTCGAAACGGTGCTGGGACGGGTTCGGTCTGATCTTGCGCGCAGTAGCCAGCAGCTTGAAGCGCTGCGTACCTCGGAAACCGAGCTTGCCGCGCAGTTGGCATCACAGGGCCAAGATCTGATCGCGCTGCAGCAGTTGACCCGAGAATCCGAGGCGACACGGCTGCTCTATGAATATTTCCTGACCCGCCTGAAAGAAACCTCCGCCCAAGAGGGGATACAGAAGGCAGATAGCCGTATGCTATCTAGTGCCGTTATACCCGGCGGGCCAAGTGCACCGAAAAAATCACGGATAGTGGCAATGGCGATAGTCCTAGGTGCGATGGTTGGTTCCGGCTTGGTGCTACTTCGCGAATTCAGAACCCGCACCTTCCGCACCGCGACTGAGCTGGAGCATCACACCGGCTACACTGTGATCGGACAGATCCCTTTGATCCCTGCGCGTGATCGGAAAAACACCCTTAAGTATCTGGAGGATAAACCCACCTCTGCCGCCGCCGAAGCGATCCGCAACCTGCGTACATCGTTGATGCTGTCGAACCTCGACAAGAAGCCTCAGGTTATCGTCTCCACGTCATCAATCCCCGGTGAAGGTAAGACCACGGTTTCGCTGTCGCTGGCTAAATTCCTGTCAGGTCTCGGAAAATCGGTCCTGCTGGTCGAAGGCGATATCCGCCGCCGTACCCTGCACGAATATTTTCCCGACATGCCGCGCAACGGTATCGCGTCGGTGCTTAACGGCGATGTGAAATTCGCGGATGCGATCCATAGGCCGGACGGTTTCGGCGCAGATGTTTTGGGCGGGGAAAAGACCAATGTGAATGCGGCGGATATCTTCTCCTCCGACCGGTTCAAAGCCTTTATCTCCGAGATGCGCGACCAGTATGATTTCATTATCATCGATACGCCGCCGGTTCTGGTTGTTCCCGATGCACGTATCATTTCCCAAAACGCCGACGCGATCCTGTTTTCGGTCAAATGGGACAGCACGAACAAGGGCTTGGTCGAAGAATCCATGCGGTTCTTCCACAATTCGAACCAGCGGATCACTGGTCTGGTGCTGAGCCAGATCGATGAAAAGGGCATGAAACGCTACGGATACGGTGGCGAATACGGTGCCTATGGCAGCTACGGCAAGGGCTATTACGATAGTTGA